One window of Nostoc sp. C052 genomic DNA carries:
- the ppk2 gene encoding polyphosphate kinase 2: MSIDEVKNQQNNDLAQPATDLRESLVKIKDKKKSKKSKRIFDGSTEAFAKKIPKKTFETELEQLQIELVKMQYWIKHVGYRVVVIFEGRDAAGKGGVIKRIADPLNPRGCRVVALGTPSDREKTQWYFQRYVQHLPAAGEIILFDRSWYNRAGVERVMGFCTEAEYQEFMQSCPEFERMLVRSGIVLIKYWFSVSDEEQEKRFLSRSHDPARRWKLSPMDLESRDRWVEYSKAKDTMFAYTNIPEAPWFTIEADDKRRARLNCIHHLLSKVPYEDMTPPPLELPSRPVAEDYVRAPRNEQFFVPQVY; encoded by the coding sequence ATGTCAATTGATGAAGTTAAAAACCAACAAAATAATGATCTAGCTCAACCCGCTACAGACTTAAGAGAAAGCCTAGTAAAGATAAAAGACAAGAAAAAATCTAAGAAATCCAAACGAATTTTTGATGGTAGCACAGAAGCTTTTGCCAAAAAAATTCCCAAAAAGACTTTTGAGACTGAACTAGAGCAACTCCAGATTGAACTAGTCAAAATGCAATACTGGATTAAGCACGTCGGCTATCGGGTTGTCGTCATATTTGAAGGGCGCGATGCTGCCGGCAAAGGAGGAGTAATTAAGCGCATTGCCGATCCACTCAATCCTCGTGGCTGTCGTGTAGTTGCCCTGGGAACCCCCTCTGATCGCGAAAAAACTCAGTGGTATTTTCAGCGCTACGTGCAACATCTTCCAGCAGCAGGTGAAATTATCCTCTTCGATCGCAGTTGGTACAACCGAGCCGGAGTTGAACGGGTGATGGGTTTTTGTACCGAAGCAGAATATCAAGAATTCATGCAATCTTGCCCAGAATTTGAACGAATGCTGGTGCGATCGGGCATTGTTTTAATCAAGTACTGGTTCTCCGTCAGCGATGAAGAACAAGAAAAACGCTTTCTTTCTCGCAGTCACGATCCAGCAAGACGCTGGAAACTCAGTCCAATGGATTTGGAATCACGCGATCGCTGGGTAGAATATTCCAAAGCCAAAGATACCATGTTTGCTTACACAAATATTCCAGAAGCCCCCTGGTTTACAATTGAAGCAGATGATAAAAGACGGGCGCGGCTCAACTGCATTCATCATTTGTTGAGCAAAGTTCCTTACGAAGACATGACACCTCCTCCCTTAGAGCTTCCCTCTAGACCTGTGGCTGAGGATTATGTCCGCGCTCCACGTAATGAGCAGTTCTTTGTCCCTCAAGTATATTAA
- a CDS encoding class I SAM-dependent methyltransferase, giving the protein MQIHQVIETYDQGALDYDAILKRYWHIEREPLIASLQLKPGQTVLDAAVGTGLNLPAYPEGVHVVAVDLSHKMMDEARKKCVSADITFKVSDLCNLDFPDNSFDAAASGFTLCVVSDPVRALAEILRVTKPGALIAILDYCKSQDPEVQKWQELISDAASQLGFPTGKIKWDALMDYDELIYNSQLTIEVLADDRIESPNPFSCGCQLLLKNSKS; this is encoded by the coding sequence ATGCAGATACATCAGGTAATTGAAACCTACGATCAAGGAGCATTGGATTATGACGCAATTTTAAAGCGTTACTGGCACATCGAACGCGAACCCCTAATTGCTTCCTTGCAGCTGAAGCCCGGACAAACCGTACTGGATGCGGCGGTAGGAACTGGTCTTAATCTTCCAGCCTATCCTGAAGGTGTGCATGTCGTCGCTGTCGATCTTTCTCATAAAATGATGGATGAAGCACGTAAAAAATGCGTATCCGCAGACATCACCTTCAAGGTATCGGATCTCTGCAATCTGGATTTTCCTGATAATAGCTTTGATGCCGCAGCGTCGGGATTTACCCTCTGTGTCGTTAGCGATCCAGTCCGCGCTCTTGCAGAGATTTTACGAGTTACTAAGCCTGGTGCATTGATTGCCATTCTCGATTACTGCAAATCGCAAGATCCAGAAGTTCAGAAATGGCAAGAGTTAATATCTGATGCTGCTTCACAGCTAGGCTTCCCAACTGGCAAGATCAAGTGGGATGCTTTGATGGATTACGACGAATTGATTTACAACAGTCAGCTGACCATTGAAGTACTTGCAGACGATCGCATTGAAAGTCCAAACCCGTTCTCGTGTGGTTGTCAACTACTACTGAAAAACTCAAAAAGTTAA
- a CDS encoding ATP-binding protein, whose translation MKIHYLSKGKAFPLQIVLVVPFLIQIFGAVSLVGYLSFKNGQRAVNDLAGQLIDRTTEVVDEHLKSYLSIPQTLNQINADAIHRGLLDVRDRQTLGKYFWDQMQAYDLTYIGIGLTTGEGLGAARYDGKTITIDDWTAKLPNNTVTYATDNQGNRTQVNARWDWNNFKESWYTQPIAAGKPIWAKIITGNYPTGPYIAASASRPIYDTQNRLLGMIACDIHLLKLSDFLRSLNISQSGRVFLLERDGTLIASSGTEKPFLLVNQEIRRLRAINSSDPLIQNIARNLQTSEFRSINKDRDFQLEVQGKRHFVNVVPWRDKYGLNWLMVVSVPEDAFMAQINSNTRTTITLCLGALGIASVMGVFTSHWIVRPILRLNRASEAMASGNLAQTVETSGIQELNTLSNSFNHMAGQLHESFSALEKSKEELEYRVEERTTELKNALGELQRTQSQVIQSEKMSSLGQLVAGVAHEINNPVNFIHGNLAHVEEYTQDLLAFVQLYQQYNPNPAAEIQTVAENIDLEFLQEDLPKMLSSMKVGTERIRQIVLSLRNFSRIDEAEFKSVDIHEGIDSTLMILQHRLKAKPEQPEIEVIKDYGSVPLVECYAGQLNQVFMNILVNAIDALEENNTKYTYQEINDHPSRIKIRTSVINSRWVEIAIADNGVGISQEFQQRIFDPFFTTKPVGKGTGMGMSISYQIITEKHGGKLECFSTAGQGTEFIIQIPLCLKVHAVV comes from the coding sequence ATGAAGATCCACTATCTCAGTAAAGGTAAAGCGTTCCCGTTACAGATTGTTCTTGTTGTTCCCTTCCTGATCCAAATTTTTGGAGCGGTCAGTTTAGTGGGTTATTTGTCCTTTAAAAATGGGCAAAGAGCAGTTAACGATCTAGCAGGACAGTTGATAGATCGCACAACTGAGGTAGTGGATGAACACCTAAAGTCTTATCTTTCTATTCCGCAAACCCTGAATCAGATCAATGCAGATGCTATCCATAGGGGACTCTTGGATGTACGCGATCGCCAAACCCTAGGCAAGTATTTCTGGGATCAGATGCAGGCTTATGATCTGACTTATATTGGTATCGGACTAACAACAGGTGAGGGTCTTGGAGCCGCTCGTTATGACGGCAAGACGATCACCATTGATGATTGGACTGCCAAACTTCCCAATAATACTGTCACTTATGCCACAGATAATCAAGGTAATCGAACTCAGGTTAATGCTCGATGGGATTGGAACAATTTCAAGGAATCTTGGTATACTCAACCCATCGCTGCTGGTAAACCTATTTGGGCAAAGATTATAACTGGAAATTATCCTACTGGCCCTTACATAGCTGCTTCTGCCAGTCGTCCCATTTATGATACGCAAAATCGCTTACTAGGCATGATTGCCTGCGATATCCATCTGCTGAAACTCAGCGATTTTTTACGCAGTTTGAATATTAGTCAGTCTGGGCGGGTGTTCCTTTTGGAGCGCGATGGCACATTAATCGCCAGTTCTGGTACAGAGAAACCTTTTCTCCTCGTCAATCAAGAAATCCGGCGATTGCGGGCGATTAACAGTTCCGATCCACTCATCCAGAACATTGCCAGAAACCTCCAAACCTCTGAATTTAGGTCTATCAACAAAGATAGAGATTTTCAACTTGAGGTGCAAGGAAAACGGCATTTTGTCAATGTTGTACCTTGGCGTGATAAGTATGGCTTAAATTGGCTGATGGTTGTGAGTGTGCCAGAAGACGCATTCATGGCGCAAATTAACTCCAACACACGTACCACGATCACGCTTTGTTTAGGTGCATTAGGCATTGCCTCAGTAATGGGTGTGTTTACTTCCCATTGGATTGTACGCCCAATTCTGCGCCTGAATCGGGCAAGTGAGGCAATGGCATCTGGTAATTTAGCTCAAACAGTAGAAACTAGCGGCATTCAAGAACTTAATACCCTGTCTAACTCTTTCAACCACATGGCAGGACAATTGCACGAATCGTTTAGTGCATTAGAGAAAAGCAAAGAAGAACTAGAATATCGGGTAGAAGAACGCACTACTGAACTCAAAAATGCCTTAGGAGAATTGCAACGTACTCAATCTCAAGTTATTCAAAGTGAAAAAATGTCTAGTCTAGGACAACTAGTCGCTGGAGTCGCACACGAAATTAATAATCCAGTCAACTTTATTCATGGCAACCTCGCCCATGTAGAGGAATATACCCAAGATTTATTAGCATTTGTGCAATTGTATCAGCAATATAATCCCAATCCGGCGGCTGAAATTCAAACCGTTGCCGAAAACATCGATTTGGAGTTTTTACAAGAAGACTTGCCAAAAATGTTGTCTTCTATGAAAGTGGGAACCGAGCGCATTCGCCAAATTGTACTATCTCTGCGTAACTTCTCGCGTATCGACGAAGCAGAATTCAAAAGTGTTGATATTCATGAGGGCATCGACAGTACCTTGATGATTTTGCAACATCGTCTCAAAGCTAAACCAGAACAACCTGAAATTGAGGTGATCAAAGACTACGGTTCTGTACCTTTAGTAGAATGCTATGCTGGGCAACTCAATCAGGTATTTATGAATATTTTAGTGAATGCAATTGATGCCTTAGAAGAAAATAATACTAAGTATACCTATCAGGAAATCAATGATCATCCCAGTCGGATTAAGATTCGTACATCGGTAATTAATTCCAGATGGGTAGAAATAGCGATCGCGGATAATGGAGTTGGTATTTCTCAAGAATTTCAGCAACGAATATTCGATCCCTTTTTTACCACCAAACCCGTGGGTAAAGGCACTGGAATGGGTATGTCCATCAGCTACCAAATCATCACAGAAAAACATGGCGGTAAACTGGAGTGCTTCTCAACTGCTGGACAAGGAACCGAGTTTATCATTCAAATCCCTCTCTGCTTGAAAGTTCATGCAGTGGTTTAA
- a CDS encoding calcium-binding protein, with protein sequence MQNNSSSTSFFVFATLDLAIKEMLMTTQFFRGINYTEQVISDNNQKILGTANPDWLIVEGNKNVVTTGNDNDVVLLGRKVDSIFNFDSSIFSGQVLQTSPLPCSSSDFDAIVRTGAGDDYVSLGSGNYTISLGRGNNFLDDYGGNYLFDTDGNIIGLESISKLVVSAGSGDDIFSLSGFSNRTINAGKGNNLILLGSGDANINTGSGNDVISSDASILTYIFDAKLPSYNQTIKAGNGDNQIAVVPYGETTIQTGSGDDFILAAGISNSSSAKIFAGNGNNTIVTNDTNSTIRSGSGNDLIFAGSGDDTIYSGNGNDVINLRGETVCLPNSLSKDTNLFGSSIEVRGGGNDTVYLGQKRDTDTIILGSSGFATIYGFGSNDRLNVSGLNASFSQVGNDTLISSCSGSLGIIKGYTGSINLG encoded by the coding sequence TTGCAGAATAATAGCTCATCTACGTCATTTTTTGTCTTCGCTACATTAGATTTAGCTATAAAGGAAATGTTGATGACAACACAATTTTTTCGTGGAATTAATTATACTGAACAAGTTATTTCAGATAATAATCAAAAAATTTTAGGTACTGCTAATCCAGACTGGTTGATTGTAGAAGGTAACAAAAATGTTGTGACTACGGGAAATGACAACGATGTTGTCTTACTAGGGAGAAAGGTAGATTCAATTTTTAATTTTGATTCTAGCATTTTTAGTGGTCAGGTTTTGCAAACTAGTCCACTGCCTTGTAGTTCTAGTGATTTTGATGCAATTGTTCGAACTGGAGCAGGAGATGATTACGTCAGTTTAGGATCAGGCAATTACACAATTTCTTTGGGCCGTGGAAACAACTTTTTAGACGATTATGGTGGAAATTATCTATTCGATACTGATGGTAATATTATTGGCTTAGAGTCAATTTCTAAGTTAGTTGTTTCAGCCGGATCGGGCGATGATATTTTCTCTTTAAGTGGATTTTCTAACCGAACCATTAATGCCGGAAAGGGTAATAACTTAATTTTGCTGGGAAGCGGAGATGCTAACATCAATACAGGCTCAGGAAATGATGTTATTAGCAGTGATGCTTCAATATTGACTTATATTTTTGACGCAAAATTACCATCATATAACCAGACTATCAAAGCTGGGAATGGTGATAATCAGATTGCTGTTGTTCCTTATGGCGAAACCACAATTCAAACCGGTAGCGGTGATGATTTTATTCTTGCTGCTGGAATCTCTAACTCAAGTTCTGCAAAAATTTTTGCAGGTAATGGCAATAACACAATTGTTACAAATGATACGAATAGTACTATTAGGTCTGGCTCAGGTAATGACTTAATTTTTGCTGGTTCAGGTGATGACACTATCTATAGTGGAAATGGAAATGATGTAATCAATCTGCGAGGAGAAACGGTTTGTCTGCCAAATTCTTTAAGTAAAGATACAAACCTGTTTGGTTCATCTATTGAAGTAAGAGGCGGGGGGAATGATACAGTCTACTTGGGTCAAAAGAGAGATACAGATACAATAATTTTGGGAAGTAGTGGCTTTGCTACTATTTATGGCTTTGGTAGCAACGATCGCTTAAATGTCAGTGGTTTAAATGCCAGCTTCAGCCAGGTAGGAAATGATACGCTAATTAGTTCATGTAGTGGTTCTTTGGGAATTATCAAAGGGTATACAGGTTCAATAAATTTGGGGTAA
- a CDS encoding glycoside hydrolase family 75 protein, with protein MQQYKVTSDTLNIRSSPIVNDTNLIGVLPKSHIVSKIENSDDDKWFKVATILEGKILEGFVSQKLLSKITDFPINTLIKIGEISIKQADGESAIFYESGMSINADGAPNAYHPADTGIDFLANAGNLGNWWAVVVNQNGNPFIQSSTDPYPGYYISTTALFDSGFVKHDPRRYVDSTKIPYIVLPGNSEFTKLTGVKLGDFAVVYNTSNEKLAFAIYADIGPKNQIGEGSIALSHALGNDPLIRSRVRRGIPKDIVYVVFPGSGNGQPRKISEIEAETKRLFEIWGGIERIKSL; from the coding sequence ATGCAGCAATATAAAGTAACATCAGATACTTTAAATATACGTTCATCACCTATTGTTAACGACACCAACCTAATCGGGGTTCTTCCAAAATCACATATAGTATCTAAAATCGAAAATTCGGATGATGATAAGTGGTTTAAGGTTGCAACTATTCTCGAAGGGAAAATTTTAGAAGGTTTTGTATCTCAAAAACTTCTTAGTAAGATTACAGATTTTCCGATCAATACTCTGATTAAAATTGGTGAAATTTCGATTAAACAAGCAGACGGAGAATCTGCAATTTTTTATGAATCAGGTATGAGCATTAATGCTGATGGTGCGCCTAATGCTTATCATCCAGCAGATACAGGAATTGATTTTTTGGCAAATGCTGGAAATCTTGGTAACTGGTGGGCAGTAGTTGTAAATCAAAATGGCAATCCTTTTATTCAGAGCAGCACCGATCCATATCCTGGATACTATATTTCTACAACTGCATTATTTGATTCTGGATTTGTTAAACACGATCCACGGCGATATGTTGATTCTACAAAAATTCCATATATCGTTCTTCCGGGAAATAGTGAGTTTACAAAGCTCACAGGCGTTAAATTAGGAGATTTTGCAGTTGTTTACAACACTAGTAACGAAAAACTTGCTTTTGCAATTTATGCTGATATTGGCCCTAAAAACCAGATAGGAGAGGGTTCAATTGCTCTATCTCATGCTCTGGGAAACGATCCATTGATCCGCTCAAGAGTCAGACGAGGAATTCCGAAAGACATTGTTTATGTTGTTTTTCCAGGTTCGGGGAATGGCCAGCCAAGAAAAATTTCAGAAATAGAAGCTGAAACTAAACGGCTTTTTGAAATATGGGGTGGGATAGAACGGATAAAGTCTCTATAA
- a CDS encoding trans-aconitate 2-methyltransferase: protein MTDERSQLRSTFNQVALLYDQVRPGYPKALFDDVVSLSGITPQGRILEIGCGTGQATITFARRGYRILCIELGENLGLVAQQKLATYPQVEVCIGAFEDWSVEKNAFNLVIAATAFHWLDPTIAYEKTVQALSPGGAIALFWNEHVHSDASNGFFEEVQELYRRLVPEIFKDDLLLRPEHEVPTKTCEIEQTGLFGEVTYRSYRWDAEYDTATYLNLLNTYSGHLSLDSLKKAHFFNAIAELIDDKFNGHITKGYLTTLYLAQRL, encoded by the coding sequence ATGACGGATGAGAGAAGTCAGTTAAGAAGTACTTTTAATCAGGTAGCGCTGCTGTATGATCAGGTACGCCCAGGATATCCAAAGGCACTTTTTGACGATGTGGTGTCTCTATCAGGAATAACTCCACAAGGAAGGATATTAGAGATTGGTTGTGGTACTGGTCAAGCAACTATAACTTTTGCGCGTCGAGGTTATCGTATCCTTTGTATTGAGCTTGGTGAAAATCTCGGCTTAGTTGCCCAACAAAAACTGGCTACTTATCCGCAAGTAGAAGTTTGTATTGGAGCTTTTGAGGATTGGTCAGTAGAAAAGAATGCTTTTAATTTAGTGATTGCGGCGACTGCTTTTCATTGGCTCGATCCCACAATTGCCTACGAAAAAACTGTCCAAGCGCTCAGTCCTGGAGGAGCGATCGCACTATTTTGGAATGAACACGTACACAGTGATGCTAGTAATGGCTTCTTTGAGGAAGTGCAGGAGTTATATCGCCGCTTAGTTCCTGAAATATTTAAGGATGACTTGCTTCTTCGTCCTGAGCATGAAGTACCTACTAAAACGTGCGAAATTGAGCAAACAGGCCTCTTCGGTGAAGTGACATATCGTTCTTATCGATGGGATGCAGAATATGATACTGCGACATATCTCAACCTATTAAATACCTACTCTGGGCATCTAAGTTTAGATAGCCTTAAAAAGGCGCATTTTTTCAATGCGATCGCTGAGTTAATTGATGATAAATTTAATGGTCACATTACCAAAGGTTACTTAACTACTTTGTACCTAGCCCAGCGATTGTAA
- the nifE gene encoding nitrogenase iron-molybdenum cofactor biosynthesis protein NifE: MKNTQGTIKELLNDTACVHNQKKLHENKKLSCNKAAQPGATQGNCPFDGAMVSVGAITDAVHLVHGPVACTHNPWATHGSLSSGSQLHQIGFTTNFSENNVVFGGEKKLYKAILEAVQRYNPAAVFVYATCVTALIGDDIDSVCKTAAKKIGIPVIYVDAPGFLGSKNFGNRIGNETLLRYVIGTAEPEFTTPFDINIVGEYNVAGELWNVLPLFKRLGIRVLSKITGDARYEEVCYAHRAKLNVVICSNVAVQMALSMQEDYGIPYIEESFYGVENLNHCLRNVAATLGDKYLQERTEWLIAEETAALDIALAPYRSQLKGKRIILASGGVKSWSLILAAKDLGMEVIATTDKKSTEEEKAKIKQLLGEDGMVLADGTPPTLLKVLKNTKADVLIAGAGNQYTALKAQIPFLDINHERHHAYAGYAGLVEMAQELHEALYSPVWQQVRKPAPWDEKISCRV; this comes from the coding sequence ATGAAAAATACCCAAGGAACAATCAAGGAATTACTCAACGATACAGCTTGTGTACATAACCAAAAAAAATTGCACGAGAACAAAAAACTGTCTTGTAATAAAGCAGCACAACCAGGTGCAACTCAAGGGAATTGTCCTTTTGATGGGGCGATGGTTTCTGTGGGAGCAATTACTGATGCGGTTCATTTAGTGCATGGCCCTGTTGCTTGCACTCATAACCCTTGGGCAACTCATGGTAGCCTTTCATCAGGTTCTCAACTACACCAAATTGGTTTTACTACTAACTTTAGTGAAAATAATGTTGTTTTTGGTGGTGAAAAGAAGCTGTACAAAGCTATTCTCGAAGCTGTTCAACGCTACAATCCTGCGGCTGTATTTGTCTACGCTACTTGTGTTACTGCTTTGATTGGTGACGATATAGATAGCGTCTGTAAAACGGCTGCAAAGAAAATTGGTATTCCAGTTATATATGTAGATGCACCAGGATTTTTAGGTAGTAAAAATTTCGGGAACCGCATCGGCAATGAAACTTTATTGAGATATGTAATCGGAACGGCTGAACCAGAATTTACCACACCATTTGATATCAATATCGTTGGTGAATACAACGTTGCTGGTGAATTGTGGAATGTTTTACCACTGTTCAAGAGATTGGGTATACGCGTTCTATCCAAAATTACAGGTGATGCTCGCTATGAAGAAGTTTGCTATGCTCATCGTGCCAAATTGAATGTAGTAATTTGCTCGAATGTAGCAGTGCAAATGGCACTCTCAATGCAAGAAGATTATGGAATTCCTTATATTGAAGAATCTTTCTATGGCGTGGAAAACCTCAATCATTGCTTGCGAAATGTTGCAGCAACATTAGGTGATAAATATCTTCAAGAACGCACAGAATGGTTGATTGCAGAAGAAACAGCAGCCCTAGATATTGCCTTAGCTCCCTACCGTTCCCAATTAAAAGGTAAGCGGATTATCCTTGCTAGCGGTGGTGTCAAAAGTTGGTCACTTATTTTAGCAGCCAAAGACTTGGGAATGGAAGTTATTGCTACTACTGACAAAAAGAGTACAGAAGAAGAGAAAGCCAAAATTAAGCAATTGCTTGGTGAAGATGGCATGGTTTTGGCTGATGGAACTCCCCCGACATTACTAAAGGTACTCAAAAATACAAAAGCTGATGTGTTGATTGCTGGCGCTGGCAATCAATATACAGCACTGAAAGCACAAATTCCTTTTTTGGATATTAACCATGAACGTCATCATGCTTACGCTGGTTATGCGGGGTTAGTAGAAATGGCACAGGAATTGCATGAAGCCTTGTATAGTCCTGTGTGGCAGCAAGTCAGAAAACCTGCTCCTTGGGATGAAAAAATTAGCTGTAGGGTATAA
- a CDS encoding oxidoreductase → MMNKIVLITGASSGIGKATAEKLLDDGYLVYASARRIDKLQALAAKGAKVLELDVTQDESMKSAVDFIICESGRIDILVNNAGYGSYGALEDVPIEEAKYQFEVNVFGLARLTQLVLPYMRKNSFGKIVNITSIGGKIYEPLGSWYHSTKFAVEGLSDCLRLELKPFGIDVIIVEPGATLTEWGAIAVDKLLQTSGNTAYATAAQTGAKLLAFTSDEKLASKPEVIADTISKALKAKKPKARYATGSGATFLVTFRKFASDGLMDSLMQFMIKQASRR, encoded by the coding sequence ATGATGAACAAAATAGTTCTGATTACAGGTGCTTCTAGCGGAATTGGCAAGGCTACAGCCGAAAAACTTCTTGATGATGGTTATTTAGTCTACGCATCTGCACGACGCATTGACAAATTGCAAGCTTTAGCTGCTAAGGGTGCAAAAGTTCTGGAATTGGATGTTACTCAAGACGAGTCGATGAAGTCAGCAGTAGATTTTATTATTTGTGAATCAGGCAGAATCGACATTTTAGTTAATAATGCCGGCTATGGCTCCTATGGAGCATTAGAAGATGTTCCTATTGAGGAAGCTAAATATCAGTTTGAAGTAAATGTCTTTGGACTGGCAAGACTAACTCAGTTAGTGCTTCCATATATGCGAAAAAACTCCTTTGGGAAGATTGTAAATATTACATCAATAGGAGGTAAGATTTATGAGCCTTTGGGTAGTTGGTATCACTCAACTAAATTTGCTGTTGAAGGACTGAGTGATTGTCTGCGTCTGGAACTTAAGCCCTTTGGAATTGATGTGATTATTGTGGAGCCAGGAGCAACTCTGACAGAGTGGGGAGCGATCGCAGTTGACAAATTATTGCAGACATCAGGTAACACTGCCTACGCAACAGCGGCTCAAACTGGAGCAAAATTATTAGCTTTCACCAGTGACGAGAAACTTGCATCTAAACCCGAAGTCATTGCAGACACAATCTCAAAAGCTCTCAAAGCGAAAAAACCCAAGGCACGGTATGCAACAGGAAGTGGGGCAACATTTTTGGTGACATTTCGCAAATTTGCCAGTGATGGGTTAATGGATTCCCTAATGCAATTTATGATTAAGCAAGCATCACGACGGTAG
- a CDS encoding NAD(P)/FAD-dependent oxidoreductase, whose amino-acid sequence MLTTTTRQQQFDAIVIGSGIGGLTVAALLSKLYHKSVLVLEQHFTPGGFTHTFERKGKFLWDVGLHYVGNMGDGDTGKAVFDYLTNGNLNWHKMPDPFEKFVYPNFTFEVYSDPDRFQSDLIQRFPREQTAIRRYFKDVQKAAFWFGAHSMLELFPVLLHPLLRRFVRHFGAIARQTTQHYLNRHFQDAQLKALLASQWGNYGLPPSQSCFGIHGAIVTHYFKGGWYPVGGAKAIAQAIIPVIEQGGGVVITQRRVTEILLESGVAVGVKAQDTAHTKADLETYFAPIVVSDAGAFNTYVKLIPPNYALAERQKIQAFPKSNSMVTVYLGLKESPQQLGFQGENHWIYTTYNHDAITQDPPISADNLPKFCYLSFPSLKDPLAEGHTAEIIAYVDYDFFSQWQEQSWRRRGTDYTELKAQITQSLIQLVERHYPGFQDLIEYAELSTPLTVEHFDASDRGAIFGIPCIPERLDQSWIAARTPIKNLYLTGVDTLSLGIMGAMMGGVKTAGVLNGAFGFFKIMTTIMRR is encoded by the coding sequence ATGCTAACAACAACAACTCGACAGCAGCAGTTTGATGCAATTGTGATTGGCTCTGGAATTGGTGGGTTGACGGTTGCCGCGCTCCTATCTAAGCTTTATCACAAAAGCGTTTTAGTGTTAGAACAGCATTTCACCCCTGGGGGATTCACCCATACCTTTGAGCGCAAGGGAAAATTTCTTTGGGATGTGGGGCTGCACTATGTTGGAAATATGGGAGATGGAGACACTGGTAAAGCTGTGTTTGACTATCTCACCAATGGCAATTTGAATTGGCACAAGATGCCCGATCCGTTTGAAAAATTTGTCTACCCGAACTTCACCTTTGAGGTTTATTCTGACCCCGATCGCTTTCAGTCTGATCTAATCCAGCGCTTTCCTCGCGAGCAGACAGCTATTCGGCGGTACTTTAAGGATGTCCAGAAAGCAGCATTTTGGTTTGGGGCGCATTCAATGTTGGAGCTATTTCCGGTATTGCTGCATCCTCTACTCAGGCGGTTTGTTCGTCATTTTGGGGCTATTGCTAGACAAACGACCCAGCATTATTTGAACAGACATTTTCAAGATGCCCAACTCAAAGCATTACTGGCTTCCCAGTGGGGAAATTATGGCTTACCGCCATCCCAAAGTTGCTTTGGCATTCATGGTGCGATTGTTACCCATTATTTTAAGGGCGGCTGGTATCCTGTGGGTGGGGCAAAGGCGATCGCCCAAGCCATTATTCCCGTGATTGAACAGGGTGGTGGTGTCGTCATCACCCAACGCCGAGTCACAGAAATCTTGTTGGAATCTGGGGTGGCAGTAGGAGTGAAAGCCCAAGATACAGCACATACCAAGGCAGACTTGGAAACGTACTTTGCACCTATTGTGGTGTCTGATGCCGGAGCCTTCAATACTTATGTGAAGCTGATTCCACCCAACTACGCGCTGGCAGAGCGCCAGAAAATTCAAGCGTTTCCAAAAAGTAACAGTATGGTGACGGTATATTTAGGGTTAAAAGAGAGTCCACAGCAACTAGGGTTTCAGGGTGAGAACCATTGGATTTACACGACCTATAACCACGATGCAATTACCCAAGATCCACCCATCTCTGCTGATAATTTACCTAAATTCTGCTATTTATCATTTCCATCGCTGAAAGATCCATTAGCAGAGGGACATACGGCAGAAATCATTGCCTACGTTGACTATGATTTCTTTTCGCAGTGGCAGGAACAATCCTGGCGAAGGCGAGGCACGGATTACACTGAACTGAAAGCCCAAATTACCCAATCCCTGATTCAGTTAGTGGAGCGCCACTATCCTGGCTTTCAGGATTTGATTGAGTATGCCGAACTCTCGACTCCACTGACGGTAGAACACTTTGATGCTAGCGATCGCGGTGCTATCTTCGGCATTCCCTGTATTCCTGAACGCCTGGATCAATCCTGGATCGCGGCTAGAACACCAATTAAAAATCTATACCTGACCGGAGTCGATACACTTTCACTCGGCATTATGGGAGCGATGATGGGTGGAGTGAAAACAGCAGGTGTTTTAAATGGAGCATTCGGCTTTTTTAAGATTATGACAACCATCATGAGAAGGTGA